Proteins from a single region of Amycolatopsis sp. CA-230715:
- a CDS encoding helix-turn-helix domain-containing protein — translation MTHRHEGEPLEVRGGAAPRLRASWQRSARYGVPGDEVKPVFTGSVDTGSLLYECGHEVLQGLQATLANEPISLMLTDSDGLVLSRLCGDTGITRSLDRVHLAPGFSYAESNAGTNGLGLALADRAPSLVRADEHYCTSLRGYTCAAVPVLDPLTGALAGSVNLTTWSEQSPDLLLALAQTAAGHTSALMLSRASGRRPRTGPRGEVFRLYTERLDPPYLSACWEHPLLEAMEAMRRGRTVAVVGEPGAGKTALAAIARRELRPRERVLNARPPAPDDVETWLTVWAPELGKDSTCVIVSGVDALPAWAANELAPRFGALRHDAAPAPFVFTAADANAVPESLVPLVDTVVEVPPLRLRPDDILPLAHHFARRTRRRDVTFTPAAARALTAYDWPENVKQLRRVVGEAAGRSEVVDAQHLSAEVFTSVGHRLSRLQALERDEIVRCLAQPGATVVRAAAELGMGRATIYRKMAQYGIKSRRLRS, via the coding sequence GTGACGCACAGGCACGAAGGCGAACCACTCGAGGTCCGCGGCGGAGCCGCGCCGCGCCTGCGCGCGTCCTGGCAGCGCAGCGCCCGGTACGGAGTGCCGGGCGACGAGGTCAAGCCCGTCTTCACCGGGTCCGTCGACACCGGATCGCTGCTGTACGAATGCGGCCACGAAGTGCTGCAGGGCCTACAGGCCACCCTCGCGAACGAGCCGATCAGCCTCATGCTCACCGACAGCGACGGCCTGGTGCTGAGCAGGCTGTGCGGCGACACCGGGATCACCCGGTCACTCGACCGCGTACACCTCGCGCCCGGATTCTCCTACGCCGAAAGCAACGCGGGCACCAACGGCCTCGGCCTCGCGCTCGCCGATCGCGCGCCTTCGCTGGTCCGCGCCGACGAGCACTACTGCACGAGCCTGCGCGGCTACACGTGCGCGGCCGTGCCGGTCCTCGATCCCCTCACCGGTGCACTGGCGGGCAGCGTCAACCTGACGACCTGGTCCGAGCAGTCCCCCGACCTCCTGCTCGCGCTCGCCCAGACCGCGGCCGGGCACACCAGCGCGCTGATGTTGTCGCGCGCTTCCGGGCGGCGGCCGCGCACCGGACCGCGGGGCGAGGTGTTCCGGCTCTACACCGAACGTCTCGACCCGCCGTACCTCTCGGCCTGCTGGGAACATCCCTTGCTCGAAGCCATGGAGGCGATGCGGCGCGGCCGGACCGTGGCCGTCGTCGGGGAACCCGGCGCGGGAAAGACGGCGCTGGCCGCCATCGCGCGCCGGGAACTGCGCCCGCGCGAGCGCGTGCTCAACGCCCGGCCACCCGCGCCCGACGACGTGGAAACCTGGCTGACGGTATGGGCCCCCGAATTGGGCAAGGACAGCACCTGCGTGATCGTGTCCGGAGTGGACGCACTACCCGCGTGGGCCGCGAACGAACTGGCACCGCGCTTCGGCGCACTGCGCCACGACGCCGCGCCCGCGCCGTTCGTGTTCACCGCCGCGGACGCCAACGCGGTGCCGGAATCCTTGGTGCCGCTCGTGGACACCGTGGTGGAAGTGCCGCCGCTGCGGCTGCGCCCCGACGACATCCTGCCGCTCGCGCACCACTTCGCGCGTCGCACGCGGCGGCGGGACGTCACGTTCACCCCGGCCGCGGCCCGCGCGCTGACCGCTTACGACTGGCCGGAGAACGTCAAGCAGCTGCGCCGCGTCGTCGGTGAGGCGGCGGGCCGTTCGGAAGTAGTGGACGCCCAGCACCTGTCCGCCGAGGTCTTCACCAGCGTCGGTCACCGCCTCAGCCGTTTGCAGGCCCTCGAACGCGACGAGATCGTCCGCTGCCTCGCCCAGCCGGGCGCCACGGTCGTCCGCGCGGCGGCGGAACTCGGTATGGGGCGCGCGACGATCTACCGCAAGATGGCCCAGTACGGGATCAAGTCGCGGCGGCTGCGTTCTTGA
- a CDS encoding GNAT family N-acetyltransferase has product MTPDRTGSPVPSRTAPTLRTERLRLVPLADEHFKLEVELDADPAVMHYLTGRAATRYEVEQSHRRRMASANELPGLGFWVGFAGDEFVGWWLLRPPNGPDQPKVEGEAELGYRLLRRHWRRGYASEGSRELIRYGFEDMGLDRIFAQTMAVNTPSRATMAAVGMTFARAFPCHGPIDDPVPGIDEGEVEYEIKNAAAAT; this is encoded by the coding sequence ATGACACCGGACCGCACCGGTTCCCCCGTTCCGAGCCGGACAGCACCGACGTTGCGGACCGAACGGCTTCGCCTGGTGCCGCTGGCCGACGAGCACTTCAAACTGGAGGTCGAGCTGGACGCCGATCCCGCGGTCATGCACTACCTCACCGGGCGGGCGGCCACGCGCTACGAGGTGGAACAGTCCCACCGGCGGCGAATGGCCTCCGCCAACGAACTGCCGGGGCTCGGTTTCTGGGTCGGCTTCGCCGGGGACGAGTTCGTCGGCTGGTGGCTGCTGCGGCCGCCCAACGGCCCGGACCAGCCGAAGGTCGAGGGCGAGGCGGAGCTCGGCTACCGGTTGCTGCGCAGGCACTGGCGCCGCGGGTACGCCAGCGAAGGCTCGCGCGAGCTGATCCGCTACGGCTTCGAGGACATGGGCCTCGACCGGATCTTCGCCCAGACGATGGCCGTCAACACGCCTTCGCGGGCGACGATGGCGGCGGTGGGGATGACCTTCGCTCGCGCTTTCCCTTGCCACGGGCCGATCGACGACCCGGTTCCGGGTATCGACGAAGGCGAAGTCGAGTACGAAATCAAGAACGCAGCCGCCGCGACTTGA
- a CDS encoding LysE family translocator: MISVVPGPDMMFIMATGITGGRRAGVVSALGVSAGLTVHTVAAAFGLGALLRAAPFVLDTVRWLGAAFLLYLAVTAFRSARRPSTEDTRPVRARSLRRTFGMAALTNLANPKVILFYLAFFPQFLDQRAAWPVTVQFLVLGAMLVVIGFVVDASTGFASGALSETLRRRPAVRGWLDRISATVFAALAVRLVVSGHGT; the protein is encoded by the coding sequence GTGATCAGCGTCGTCCCCGGACCCGACATGATGTTCATCATGGCCACCGGCATCACCGGCGGCCGCCGCGCCGGGGTGGTGTCCGCGCTCGGCGTTTCGGCGGGGCTGACGGTGCACACCGTGGCCGCCGCGTTCGGCCTCGGCGCGCTGCTTCGCGCCGCACCGTTCGTGCTGGACACCGTCCGCTGGCTCGGCGCCGCGTTCCTCCTGTACCTCGCGGTCACCGCGTTCCGCTCGGCGCGACGTCCGTCCACTGAGGACACTAGGCCGGTGCGGGCGAGGTCGTTGCGCCGCACGTTCGGCATGGCCGCGCTGACGAACCTGGCCAACCCCAAGGTCATCCTGTTCTACCTGGCGTTCTTTCCGCAGTTCCTCGACCAGCGGGCGGCCTGGCCGGTGACCGTGCAGTTCCTCGTGCTCGGCGCGATGCTCGTGGTGATCGGTTTCGTCGTCGACGCGAGCACCGGATTCGCCTCGGGCGCGCTGTCCGAAACGCTGCGGCGGCGGCCGGCCGTGCGCGGCTGGCTCGACCGGATTTCGGCCACCGTGTTCGCCGCGCTCGCCGTCCGGCTCGTCGTTTCCGGCCACGGAACCTGA
- a CDS encoding chitinase → MVIKRVLAGLAALIAGGTVAVTAGGPATASPAPAVSPSASFIVSEAQFNQMFPNRNAFYTYSGLTAALDAYPGFTNTGSEEVKKQEAAAFLANVSHETGGLVYIVEQNTGNYPHYCDATKPYGCPAGTAAYYGRGPIQLSWNFNYKTAGDALGIDLLNNPNLVQNDAAVSWKTGLWYWNTQNGPGTMTPHDAMVNQRGFGETIRSINGSIECNGGNPGQVQSRVDLYKNFTSVLGVSPGENLSC, encoded by the coding sequence ATGGTCATCAAACGGGTACTGGCGGGTCTGGCCGCGCTCATCGCAGGCGGCACCGTGGCCGTCACCGCGGGCGGCCCCGCCACGGCTTCCCCGGCTCCGGCGGTGAGCCCGTCCGCCTCGTTCATCGTCAGCGAAGCCCAGTTCAACCAGATGTTCCCCAACCGGAACGCCTTCTACACCTACAGCGGCCTCACCGCCGCGCTCGACGCCTACCCCGGCTTCACCAACACCGGCAGCGAAGAGGTGAAGAAGCAGGAAGCGGCGGCGTTCCTGGCCAACGTCAGCCACGAAACCGGTGGCCTGGTGTACATAGTGGAGCAGAACACCGGGAACTACCCGCACTACTGCGACGCGACCAAGCCCTACGGGTGCCCCGCGGGCACCGCGGCCTACTACGGCCGCGGCCCGATCCAGCTGAGCTGGAACTTCAACTACAAGACCGCGGGTGACGCGCTGGGCATCGATCTGCTGAACAACCCGAACCTGGTGCAGAACGACGCCGCGGTGTCGTGGAAAACCGGCCTCTGGTACTGGAACACCCAGAACGGGCCCGGCACGATGACCCCGCACGACGCCATGGTCAACCAGCGCGGCTTCGGCGAAACGATCCGCAGCATCAACGGTTCGATCGAGTGCAACGGCGGCAACCCCGGCCAGGTGCAGTCCAGGGTGGATCTCTACAAGAACTTCACCTCGGTACTCGGTGTCAGCCCAGGTGAGAACCTGAGCTGCTAA
- a CDS encoding helix-turn-helix domain-containing protein, with protein sequence MAVVPVGVPTIAARGAAARDFLRREWTTTTSCPASLAMSSFRAGDDWADAVALAERALDRGCCEESPACAWRALTTLVGAGELDVADASARRVAHRAVARGRVAEEVMVLRGRIARRRGDFDEALDLLATVTIPGAEPVVRLLAVTEVIGVLLARGEVRAAANLVTAHDLDPATRNGGTSRPAWLAARGAVAHARGDFPAALEELTASGRLLAAHRVRNPAVLPWRSLAALSAARADQVELAARLARAEYRAAANWGEPRTVGCALAVLALVDGRGREGELLREAAQLFEVARAKAEHAKVLCALGTRLGGGAESAAAARFLRQATTLAEAVGDGPLARRARAECRKLAEPPRGPALTDREAAVAKLARAGYSNKEIAAKLFLALRTVELHLSRTYRKLGIRGRADLRAAALG encoded by the coding sequence ATGGCGGTGGTTCCGGTGGGCGTCCCGACGATCGCCGCGCGCGGCGCGGCGGCCAGGGACTTCCTCCGTCGCGAGTGGACCACGACGACGTCGTGCCCTGCCTCGCTCGCGATGTCCTCGTTCCGGGCGGGGGACGACTGGGCCGACGCGGTGGCGCTCGCCGAACGCGCGCTCGACCGCGGCTGCTGCGAGGAAAGTCCCGCGTGCGCTTGGCGCGCACTGACGACCCTGGTCGGCGCGGGTGAACTGGACGTGGCGGACGCTTCCGCCCGCCGGGTGGCGCACCGGGCGGTGGCACGGGGACGCGTCGCCGAAGAGGTCATGGTCCTCCGCGGCCGGATCGCCCGCCGCCGCGGCGATTTCGACGAGGCGCTCGACCTGCTCGCGACGGTGACCATTCCCGGCGCGGAGCCCGTCGTCCGCCTGCTCGCGGTGACCGAGGTGATCGGCGTGCTGCTCGCGCGGGGAGAAGTGCGGGCGGCCGCGAACCTGGTGACGGCACACGATCTCGACCCCGCGACGCGGAACGGCGGGACCAGCCGCCCGGCGTGGCTGGCGGCGCGCGGCGCGGTCGCGCACGCACGAGGTGACTTTCCAGCGGCACTCGAAGAGTTGACGGCGAGCGGCCGGTTGCTGGCCGCCCACCGGGTGCGGAACCCCGCGGTACTGCCGTGGCGAAGCCTCGCCGCGCTGAGTGCGGCACGGGCGGATCAGGTGGAGCTGGCCGCCAGGCTGGCCCGTGCGGAATACCGAGCCGCGGCGAACTGGGGAGAACCTCGCACGGTCGGGTGCGCGCTGGCGGTGCTCGCCCTGGTCGACGGGCGTGGCCGCGAAGGGGAGCTCCTTCGCGAAGCGGCGCAGCTGTTCGAAGTGGCGCGGGCGAAGGCCGAACACGCCAAGGTCCTGTGCGCGCTCGGGACGAGGCTGGGCGGTGGGGCCGAATCCGCGGCGGCGGCGCGGTTCCTGCGGCAGGCCACCACGTTGGCGGAGGCGGTGGGGGACGGACCGCTCGCACGCCGCGCGCGAGCGGAGTGCCGGAAACTGGCCGAACCGCCCCGGGGCCCGGCGCTGACCGATCGGGAGGCGGCGGTCGCGAAGCTGGCGAGAGCGGGGTACTCCAACAAGGAAATCGCCGCGAAGCTGTTCCTGGCGCTGAGAACCGTGGAACTGCACCTGTCACGGACGTACCGCAAGCTCGGCATTCGTGGCCGCGCGGACCTGCGCGCGGCCGCGCTCGGGTGA
- a CDS encoding helix-turn-helix transcriptional regulator, giving the protein MGGTSIGPVHVPGPGAALDAVRIANRGTDRAAALAGARRALGSVRDPGSLWSAALVLAYAGEVDEAAEHCDHARSSATGRWAGAFTVLGGRLAWIRGDPARASAMLADAMDRGVAPSSRAVATAWRIAALVDLGELGEAQDLLVSQDHDGLVERGTGRCEVLVARGALRFANGDWASACEDFLAAGRELLERGVVNPAVSPWRSRAALSAHSLGRRDLAGALARQEFAAARRWGTARANGIASYAVAVVSGGDVAAYRRAVDLLADGPVSGELLGARYDLALALGAGPETVEVLEEIAVAAEEAGFRRWAVVARSAAARVARPGAVLTRQERRIAALARAGQGNREIAERQSVTLRTVEFHLSSVYRKLGISGRGELTAIPVPLP; this is encoded by the coding sequence ATGGGTGGCACCTCGATCGGCCCGGTGCACGTGCCGGGGCCGGGCGCGGCACTGGACGCCGTCCGGATCGCCAACCGCGGCACGGATCGCGCCGCGGCGCTCGCGGGGGCGAGACGGGCGCTCGGATCGGTGCGCGATCCCGGTTCTCTGTGGTCCGCGGCGCTCGTCCTCGCCTACGCCGGGGAAGTGGACGAGGCGGCCGAGCACTGCGATCACGCGCGTTCGTCGGCAACGGGACGGTGGGCTGGCGCTTTCACGGTTCTCGGCGGGCGGCTGGCGTGGATACGCGGTGACCCTGCCCGTGCGTCGGCGATGCTGGCGGACGCGATGGACCGCGGTGTCGCGCCGTCGTCGCGCGCGGTGGCGACGGCGTGGCGGATCGCCGCGTTGGTGGATCTCGGCGAACTGGGTGAAGCACAGGACCTCCTGGTGAGCCAGGATCACGACGGCCTTGTCGAGCGCGGCACCGGGCGGTGCGAAGTGCTCGTGGCGCGGGGCGCGCTGCGGTTCGCGAACGGGGACTGGGCCAGCGCCTGCGAGGATTTCCTTGCCGCGGGAAGGGAACTCCTCGAACGGGGTGTGGTGAATCCCGCCGTTTCGCCGTGGCGTTCCCGAGCGGCGTTGAGCGCGCATTCGCTCGGCAGGCGCGATTTGGCGGGTGCGTTGGCACGCCAGGAATTCGCGGCGGCGCGAAGATGGGGCACCGCTCGGGCGAACGGGATCGCGTCGTACGCGGTCGCCGTCGTTTCGGGCGGTGACGTGGCGGCGTACCGCCGCGCGGTCGACCTGCTCGCGGACGGTCCGGTTTCCGGTGAGCTGCTGGGCGCTCGGTACGATCTCGCGCTCGCGCTGGGAGCCGGTCCGGAAACCGTTGAGGTACTGGAGGAAATCGCGGTGGCCGCGGAAGAAGCCGGGTTCCGGCGGTGGGCGGTCGTGGCGCGATCCGCCGCCGCGCGCGTGGCGAGACCCGGTGCGGTGCTGACGCGCCAGGAGCGCCGCATCGCCGCGCTCGCGCGGGCGGGGCAGGGAAACCGGGAAATCGCCGAGCGGCAGTCGGTGACGCTGAGGACCGTCGAGTTCCACCTGTCGAGCGTGTACCGCAAGCTCGGGATCAGTGGTCGGGGTGAGCTGACCGCGATTCCGGTGCCACTGCCGTGA
- a CDS encoding ATP-binding protein: protein MSAHTTQMDDLRLVAQPSAVPCAELFVRVILADWSLLPMLDQVTATTGRLVGAVVDEGTPSRPAFLTVRLRLREDALVIEVDDDLPDPAPPRTRRGERVGVVPNPAGGRTTWCELPLPGGLNAGAVRLPHRKERRTLVDEPVTGEPVAADPAVLERLLDRMSDWSG, encoded by the coding sequence TTGAGCGCGCACACCACCCAGATGGACGATCTCCGGCTCGTGGCGCAGCCAAGCGCGGTCCCGTGCGCCGAGTTGTTCGTCCGCGTGATCCTCGCCGACTGGTCACTCCTGCCGATGCTGGACCAGGTCACCGCGACGACCGGCCGCCTCGTCGGCGCCGTCGTCGACGAGGGCACCCCGTCCCGCCCGGCGTTCCTCACCGTGCGACTGCGGTTGAGAGAGGACGCGCTGGTGATCGAGGTCGACGACGACCTGCCCGATCCGGCGCCACCCCGGACCCGCCGCGGCGAACGGGTCGGCGTGGTGCCGAACCCGGCCGGTGGCCGGACCACGTGGTGCGAGCTGCCGCTGCCCGGCGGGCTCAACGCGGGCGCGGTGCGCCTCCCACACCGGAAGGAACGCCGCACCCTGGTGGACGAACCCGTGACCGGTGAGCCGGTCGCCGCGGATCCCGCCGTGCTCGAACGGTTGCTGGACCGCATGAGCGATTGGTCCGGCTGA
- a CDS encoding YdeI/OmpD-associated family protein, with amino-acid sequence MTHQFTTTIELGGKTATGFEVPAEVVEALGAGKKPRVKVTVGEHTYRSTVAVYGARFMVPLNAGNRAAAGVEAGEKVEVEVELDTAERTVEIPDTLAAALERHPGARAAFDALSYSKQRERVFAVESAKREETRERRILKILEELV; translated from the coding sequence ATGACGCACCAGTTCACCACCACGATCGAACTGGGCGGGAAGACAGCCACCGGCTTCGAGGTGCCCGCTGAAGTAGTCGAAGCGTTGGGGGCGGGCAAGAAGCCGCGGGTGAAGGTCACCGTCGGCGAGCACACCTACCGCAGCACCGTCGCGGTCTACGGCGCGCGGTTCATGGTGCCGCTCAACGCAGGCAACCGAGCCGCGGCCGGTGTCGAAGCGGGAGAGAAGGTCGAAGTCGAAGTCGAGCTCGACACCGCGGAGCGCACCGTCGAGATCCCCGACACCCTGGCGGCGGCACTCGAGCGGCATCCGGGTGCCCGTGCGGCCTTCGACGCACTTTCCTACAGCAAGCAGCGGGAGCGCGTGTTCGCGGTCGAGTCGGCCAAGCGCGAGGAAACCCGCGAACGCCGGATCCTCAAGATCCTCGAAGAGCTGGTCTGA